One Ricinus communis isolate WT05 ecotype wild-type chromosome 2, ASM1957865v1, whole genome shotgun sequence DNA segment encodes these proteins:
- the LOC8267869 gene encoding cytoplasmic tRNA 2-thiolation protein 1 — translation MEEADTKAKRTLARLCGFCNQRRAALRRPKTLEQICRECFYKVFEEEIHQVIVDNHLFKPGERVAIGASGGKDSTVLAYVLSELNRRHNYGLDLFLLSVDEGITGYRDDSLETVKRNEIQYGLPLKIVSYKDLYGWTMDEIVKMIGLKNNCTFCGVFRRQALDRGAALLKVDKVATGHNADDIAETVLLNILRGDIARLSRCTSITTGEDGPIPRCKPFKYTYEKEIVMYAYFKRLDYFSTECIYSPNAYRGFAREFIKDLERMRPRAILDIIKSGENFRISTNTKMPEQGTCERCGYISSQKWCKACVLLEGLNQGLPKLGIGRSRGLDNDGRKDVNQSHGTRNIDSKRCGTLDF, via the exons ATGGAGGAAGCCGACACGAAGGCCAAAAGGACTCTGGCTCGCCTTTGTGGCTTCTGCAATCAAAGAAGAGCTGCTCTTAGAAGACCTAAAACTCTAGAGCAG ATATGCAGGGAGTGCTTTTATAAGGTATTTGAAGAGGAGATACATCAGGTAATCGTGGATAACCATCTATTCAAGCCTGGTGAGCGTGTTGCTATTGGTGCCTCTGGTGGAAAAG ATTCTACAGTCCTTGCTTATGTATTATCAGAATTAAATCGCCGGCATAATTATGGTCTGGATCTCTTCTTATTGTCAGTTGATGAAGGCATTACTGGCTATAGGGATGACTCCCTTGAAACtgtcaaaagaaatgaaattcaA TATGGGTTGCCTTTGAAGATAGTTTCCTACAAGGATTTGTATGGATGGACAATGGATGAGATTGTGAAGATGATTGGTTTAAAGAATAATTGCACATTCTGTGGTGTTTTTCGTCGCCAG GCCCTTGATCGAGGTGCAGCATTGTTGAAAGTAGACAAGGTTGCTACGGGACATAATGCAGATGATATTGCAGAAACAGTTCTTTTGAATATATTGCGAGGTGATATTGCTAG ATTGAGTAGATGCACTTCAATAACAACTGGTGAAGATGGACCAATTCCAAGATGCAAGCCTTTTAAGTACACCTATGAGAAGGAGATTGTGAT GTATGCTTATTTCAAGAGGCTGGACTACTTCTCTACTGAAT GCATATATTCTCCAAATGCATATCGTGGTTTTGCTCGCGAGTTCATTAAAGATTTGGAGCGAATGAG ACCAAGGGCAATACTTGACATCATCAAATCGGGGGAGAACTTTAGAATCTCCACTAATACAAAAATGCCAGAGCAGGGAACTTGTGAACGCTGTGGTTACATTTCAAGCCAA AAATGGTGCAAAGCTTGTGTTCTGCTTGAGGGACTGAACCAGGGTTTGCCTAAGCTTGGCATTGGGCGAAGCCGAGGCCTTGATAATGATGGCAGGAAGGATGTTAATCAGAGTCATGGGACACGGAATATTGATAGCAAACGATGTGGAACTCTGGATTTCTGA
- the LOC8267868 gene encoding uncharacterized protein LOC8267868: protein MASSAPPGSATAGQDPRKAVGLIANAMKRKDSFIQFFAMTGILLLSVRSLGQKYRIHDLEEDMSALKEEQQTLTTRLSNIKQGLLHEASLDTTGLFASRLRHLFGDEN from the coding sequence ATGGCGTCATCAGCACCGCCTGGCTCAGCCACGGCCGGGCAAGACCCTAGAAAGGCGGTAGGTCTTATAGCTAACGCAATGAAGCGGAAAGATAGTTTCATTCAATTTTTCGCAATGACCGGAATATTACTTTTGAGTGTGAGATCGTTAGGTCAAAAATACCGTATCCATGACCTTGAGGAAGACATGTCAGCTCTTAAAGAAGAGCAGCAAACTCTAACAACTCGATTGAGCAATATCAAGCAAGGTCTACTCCACGAAGCCTCTCTTGATACTACTGGCCTCTTTGCTTCTCGCCTTCGCCATCTATTTGGCGAcgaaaattga
- the LOC8267867 gene encoding L-ascorbate oxidase homolog → MPLSLAGTGAICTLFCIAVSFFAIVGAEDPYRFFNWNVTYGDIYPLGIRQQGILINGQFPGPDIHSVTNDNLIINVFNSLDEPFLLSWNGIQQRRNSYEDGVYGTTCPIPPGKNFTYILQVKDQIGSFYYFPSLAFHKAAGGFGGIRILSRPRIPVPFADPDGDYTILIGDWYKSNHTDLKAHLDNGKKLPFPDGILINGRGPSGYYLTVEQGKTYRLRISNIGLQNSLNFRIQNHKMKLVEVEGTHTLQTTYSSLDVHVGQSYSVLFTADQPGQDYYIVVSSRFTTQVLTTTGVLHYSNSAGSVSGPPPGGPTIQIDWSLNQARSIRTNLTASGPRPNPQGSYHYGMINTSRTIILASSAGQVNGKQRYAVNSVSFIPQDTPLKLADFFKIPGVFKENSISDRPYGGGIYLDTSVLTVDYRAFVEIVFQNNEDIVQSWHLDGYSFFVVGMDGGQWTSASRDQYNLRDAVARCTAQVYPMSWTAIYVPLDNVGMWNLRTEFWARQYLGQQLYLRVYTTSTSLRDEYPIPKNALTCGKASGRRTRPL, encoded by the exons ATGCCGCTCAGTTTAGCGGGAACTGGTGCTATTTGCACCTTGTTCTGCATCgctgtttctttttttgccaTTGTTGGAGCTGAAGATCCGTACAGGTTTTTTAACTGGAATGTTACTTATGGTGACATATACCCGCTCGGCATTCGTCAACAG GGTATACTCATTAATGGGCAATTTCCAGGCCCTGATATTCATTCTGTCACAAATGACAACCTTATTATCAATGTATTCAACAGCTTAGATGAGCCTTTTCTTCTCTCCTG GAATGGGATTCAGCAGAGAAGAAATTCATATGAGGACGGTGTTTATGGAACCACATGCCCAATTCCTCCAGGAAAGAACTTCACATACATTCTTCAAGTGAAGGATCAGATAGGAAGTTTCTACTACTTCCCGTCTCTTGCATTCCACAAGGCTGCTGGTGGTTTTGGAGGTATCAGAATCCTTAGTCGTCCGCGAATTCCTGTCCCTTTTGCAGATCCTGACGGTGATTACACCATTCTTATTGGAGATTGGTACAAATCTAATCACACG GACCTGAAGGCTCATTTGGATAATGGTAAGAAGCTACCATTCCCTGATGGAATTCTCATCAATGGTCGAGGGCCCAGCGGTTATTATCTTACTGTTGAACAAG GAAAAACATACAGGCTTAGAATATCAAATATTGGGCTGCAAAATTCACTCAATTTCCGCattcaaaatcataaaatgaAGTTAGTAGAAGTGGAAGGAACACATACTCTCCAGACTACCTATTCTTCACTTGATGTTCATGTGGGCCAGTCTTATTCTGTCCTATTTACAGCTGACCAGCCTGGTCAGGACTACTACATCGTGGTTTCCTCTAGGTTCACTACTCAGGTCCTCACCACCACAGGTGTTCTTCATTACAGCAACTCTGCTGGCTCAGTTTCTGGCCCACCCCCTGGTGGACCCACCATTCAGATTGATTGGTCTCTCAATCAGGCCCGCTCCATTAG GACCAATCTTACTGCAAGTGGACCAAGACCAAATCCACAGGGCTCATACCACTATGGAATGATCAACACATCCAGGACTATCATCCTTGCGAGTTCTGCTGGTCAAGTGAACGGCAAGCAGAGATATGCAGTCAACAGTGTGTCCTTTATTCCACAGGACACCCCACTAAAGCTTGCAGACTTCTTCAAAATTCCGGGAGTTTTCAAGGAGAACAGCATCTCGGACAGACCTTATGGTGGAGGAATTTACCTTGACACGTCAGTTTTGACTGTTGATTATAGAGCATTTGTAGAAATTGTATTTCAGAACAATGAAGACATTGTGCAAAGCTGGCATCTTGATGGTTACAGTTTCTTCGTAGTTGG TATGGATGGAGGACAGTGGACATCAGCCAGCAGGGATCAATACAATCTCCGTGATGCAGTTGCACGATGCACCGCTCAG GTATATCCAATGTCATGGACTGCTATTTATGTTCCACTAGACAATGTAGGGATGTGGAACTTAAGGACAGAGTTCTGGGCACGCCAATACCTGGGCCAGCAGCTCTACTTGCGAGTCTACACAACATCAACTTCACTTAGAGACGAATACCCCATTCCAAAGAATGCACTCACCTGTGGCAAGGCAAGCGGCCGACGCACACGACCTCTGTGA
- the LOC8267866 gene encoding RCC1 domain-containing protein RUG3, mitochondrial, which produces MKHFLHQRFTASLTRRISTSSPNKNKLPILYKTPEINDHNRNDSVTLQLLSWGRGSSGQLGGGIEETRLYPSPVANLHALPSSFSLSPTPGQLLIKNQNSTITKQEAIEVGISCGLFHSALLVDGNIWIWGKGDGGRLGFGHENPVFVPTLNPNLDPAKCVALGGVHSVALTSLGQVFTWGYGGFGALGHCVYHRELLPRLVQGISNEKIRHIATSGTHTAAITETGEVYTWGRDEGDGRLGLGPGRGPNEGGGLSIPSKVKALTVPVAAVSCGGFFTAVLTEEGQIWNWGANSNYELGRGNKTGGWQPKPIPNLEGVRVIQIASGGYHSLALTDEGKVLSWGFGGHGQLGHPSIQNQKIPMVIDALADQRVVYIACGGSTSAAITDEGKLYMWGNAKDSQLGVPGLPEVQPCPVEVVFLMEDDGLGPHKVLSVAVGASHAMCLVLRTSS; this is translated from the exons ATGAAACACTTTCTTCACCAACGCTTTACAGCCTCCTTAACCCGCCGCATCTCTACATCATCCCCAAATAAAAACAAGCTACCCATTCTCTACAAAACTCCAGAAATCAACGACCACAATCGAAACGATTCCGTCACACTCCAGCTCCTTTCCTGGGGAAGAGGTTCCTCTGGCCAGCTTGGCGGCGGCATCGAAGAAACCCGATTATACCCATCCCCAGTAGCTAATCTCCACGCGTTACCctcctctttctctctctctccaacACCAGGCCAACTTCTTATCAAGAATCAAAATAGTACAATAACCAAACAAGAAGCTATtgaagttggaatctcttgtGGTCTATTCCATTCTGCATTGCTTGTAGATGGTAATATTTGGATTTGGGGAAAAGGAGATGGCGGTCGTTTAGGGTTTGGACATGAGAATCCTGTTTTTGTTCCTACTTTAAATCCTAATTTGGATCCTGCTAAGTGTGTTGCTCTCGGCGGCGTCCATTCTGTTGCCCTAACTTCTCTTGGCCAGGTCTTTACGTG GGGTTATGGTGGTTTTGGTGCATTAGGACACTGTGTTTATCATAGAGAACTATTGCCTAGATTGGTCCAAGGCATTTCTAATGAAAAAATACGCCATATCGCCACTAGTGGCACACATACTGCTGCCATCACTGAAACAG GGGAAGTTTATACTTGGGGTAGAGATGAAGGGGATGGAAGGCTGGGACTCGGCCCTGGGAGGGGCCCCAATGAAGGAGGGGGACTTAGTATCCCTTCCAAAGTAAAAGCATTGACAGTTCCAGTTGCTGCTGTTTCCTGTGGTGGCTTCTTCACAGCGGTGCTCACAGAGGAGGGGCAGATTTGGAATTGGGGAG CAAACTCGAACTATGAGCTTGGGAGAGGCAATAAGACTGGTGGTTGGCAACCAAAACCAATTCCTAATCTTGAAGGTGTTCGGGTCATTCAGATAGCAAGTGGTGGATATCACTCACTTGCATTAACTG ATGAAGGGAAAGTTCTTTCATGGGGCTTTGGTGGGCATGGTCAGTTGGGCCACCCTTCAATTCAAAACCAAAAAATACCAATGGTAATTGATGCTTTGGCTGATCAACGTGTTGTTTATATTGCTTGCGGAGGTTCAACATCAGCAGCTATAACTG ATGAGGGGAAGTTGTACATGTGGGGAAATGCCAAAGATTCTCAGCTGGGGGTTCCCGGTTTGCCAGAGGTACAACCATGTCCTGTGGAGGTCGTGTTTCTAATGGAGGATGATGGTTTGGGACCCCATAAAGTTCTGTCTGTTGCTGTTGGTGCATCTCATGCAATGTGCTTGGTTTTGAGAACAAGCTCTTAG